A single genomic interval of Drosophila virilis strain 15010-1051.87 chromosome 2, Dvir_AGI_RSII-ME, whole genome shotgun sequence harbors:
- the Bicra gene encoding uncharacterized protein Bicra translates to MSRRQSLDRPGILSPPGPFLTPSPSPSISASPRLQPSPSLSPFPQDVVLVAGGNAINANSNPQEHERKAATPGRRQSIHQFTNGSPNAGTVVFQPSPSQSPAAATTVIGVTAGGLIAAAAASGHNNAIGTELNATLVGSNNIQLNKKGNKRTGQQQQQQHQQLQQQQLQHQQQQQQIFSTSAAAPTSICSTVAGGYGQPNATAISTPISFATANVASGPKGQAKKGATSVLSQQHQQQQQQQQQHQQQQHVQFQQYQSSSPLIADSPIPSPSNAIAAAAIKPPTPQPQTVQMLPQQFTITSGPQQQQAPQQVFQFIQGPQGQIIATTQQATLQQQHLQQQQQQQQQQQQQQQQQQQQQQQHQQQQQQQQRYTSNAGIALSTSSTKASKAPQQILPKPQQELGSQPMQQLSKNKNISNSNAQLPQITQSTQPQQAQLNAAANNANNQQQQQQQQILLPATAAQPQQLLLNQMPVLVQQNPQGVQLILRPPTPQLTTPSLVIQNSRGQPQLQQPAQQQLLRIVGTNGATMQLAAATPTFIVSSQGNLIQQTAAAGQFQSAIKTGTQLSGLHAALAAQTPRSQPFTTTATINTQLLGQSVAAQLQNLQLAAAAAANGNGIAQIQMPNGLAAISQLQQTLGGATINLNQLSGAHLQQIASAFQTPQPPQQSTTSGATSGNGNNSAELFAQSSPAHVPLAVTPEPLRQPTPQQQAAMATIQLQHQQQQQQQAQIHQLQQQLQQTQTQVQQAQQQQQQQHQQIVEPKKKPRPRKKKPPAATATTQQKIAISATPTSTTTLTRTPTPQAQTQTQTQAAQLKSPSPPPTHIQRASNGKLDLGDVMKFCGITEDDDDDEDYGMDAVTSSAPAAVNNSSSSSSNGSGSNNNHHVEESLSAPPPPPPPAPLSNGVAAAAVNAATGPSSNDIMISIPSQNGSDGLPFTLTIPAPAPVNEATEIPNILIKIDPSDAAAASSAAAGATVPPYTLSTPRLPTAEEIQRQAQQHLAQQAAAAAAAAAAGAKICTSIQTTTPAPTISFSLGTQAQTIGSVTLQPTSVAASITLTTPTPTATATATATATATAPGAVTAATTAAVKPRRKPAVRRNTKKQEMLNSNASNISSASVSGSSSSNNMNNSIIGSHSTTTTTISSGSSSSSSSAVNTVNTITLTTPVSSSSTCSSSILLPHGLGLSGSSNSTGNGSNSTPTTVPSQIGNIQISQVQNHHQSAMPVGSAVENKIQIMPILPPGATVMGGAVPAAATAATATTVAAQQAQLVFQSTPATAASASETATIKLSSDGRQMQLVAIPQATPPPAAAPLQAVTTAGGATILPPQLTGMPGNVSISVGSPASAAALVPQLTGSLTLAVSEHCERLILRHDPNTPQDHQSQLILQALLKGALPNVTIINEPTRMDSNKPPAPTPPPQQQQQQQQQQQQQQQQQQQQQQQQQQQQQQQQQQQQQQQLHQQQQQQQQQQQQQQQQQQQQQLQLQQPQQTQLSTTTIAAQQLPKAPAAPKTELKVTNNRKLSTPAAPASNLLSNSSSVTTNTTNSIKPPTMPAKTNETLNFPQLPSTPQLLVQQQPQQQQQQQQQQQQQQQQQQQQSHQPQQAQQQPQPQVNNAQRYVALPPIDPSTQQLFCLNSVSNQITAISAGQTAASIGPTERLLIAPAGINAQQLAQCLQLGQLHFNDVNPLPPTQLQQQQATTTTATLPIPLRPQPPQQQIVHPIQPISNGHGLSLGLPISTTTTTTLTASGNTTMNTTTVTKQVANVAPIIDQSKAKLEPAKATGTSSTATTATSTGAVAKKKPVRKPKTTPTAAELASLKNASVVKPMPKLDPLSQKPNNNPVQIVQPNVASGKQMIVVVSSSGGQTTTTTTTTIMSNSIQPFQTTSGTKLVGVTAPMQQQQQQQLQQQPTGTAATVQQQQQQQQQRGSFSLTATTSTPSSVVSSSSSSISSSGVAIAAPVVTQLQLPAQMQQQAKQQTQQQPQPAPQQQPQQNTISRVQTIQLTPQMQQVFRTVQMQIQFLTIKLQNKSFVPTLPISPDVDPAAISMYNKPMSDAEINLALQRLFAEQHRILASGKEVPTPEGMIPTPNANGSFSLMPQQFQQVQQLQQQQQQQQQQAQQSTETLKPTTGGVILANVVQPNNHSTTSTATPAAAINVQQQQQQQQQHHQQQQQQQQQQQQQQQQQQQQQQQQQQQQQLNVAQRIHIYPMQHQQQQQLANKQKLAQQKQQQPQQQPASICNLQQQQTPQAKPKEQPCRNKSNASNQQQQQQQQTNITVNMLQQKTSIMSVPLQQQQPQQPATCLKNGPPPLIFASSTNLLSNSNSSSNTSSNISNSSSNSSNNSSNMQSGMLAMPPLQPQQLQPPQQHQLQQQQQIPPLSQAPPAAATATALGNLIAPTLPTLPVFLPTLPVPKPEELLPTPKPKIARLSLFVRQLEVDQESCLKPDYVKPFRTKDEAVKRLIRYHCMHENDVELYSDEDEEFEATALGFRDKFRQLNGKFQEILLQESTLPHRTSELLQVQQLMIDDLKGEISDIRNAEKELLEKEQQHLKEELRSDAKPEYEPKMDTKVKDEIKSEPLERVSESVAQTTTAAAVVDKFDLLKNSADVNKAYNKPQQQQQTQQQHVKREENGEWQGQPEASSNNNGSASDSVKKEQLNSSKDNPGYIKKDYDNFDIESELTPSFIMKKVEQKMQAAGVKNAENCYADNVLQEEQQQQQQQEQQHSHPQQQQQQQLQQHAKSNNIGHEDHEDGWYCLQKELNLMSNEALQSQQQQNAPLQHAPHQQHLSQQHLYDNNAGSLLSNGNHLSDLFPNGCIDKSNQSNSNSCSNSSSSSCGGDVGGNSSHAGNNNVPIGSSSCSQQRQQPLAMQAEQPNHHPAISEFFSSDSDVQKSVETRLEAMFGESPVDLDVKNSSDAHDIESNLDEIFGDAKSPTVNHKNKLNIWAADAGFSAGYSSEQQQQTYAHQQQPHQQSQQQQHHIELNCNNNPRWMQSMEAHYSDYMSSNTSTVDGAQAHNMLVNGETRKRHWNGQLMGSSSDLEDENSSKRLCTASSTSSSPMSSQQHVQVPQHTMLDADMLALHDGMGVDGVTTNGPAAFSQLLMEEQHQQQQQQQQQQQQHSFANHQAFANLLDPQQQQQQQQQQQQQQQQHQHYQHSMQQQLQQPQQTQLHVNHMGANSVVTGEYDDDISRHVASAIDSILNLQNSGDSLQFSLGSFLGDSILDDQRQAANLPSCQQEVNNRRRQLGEDMGDCLISGGAGPAVSAVADASGNLLLDHHHHHHHQQQQQQQQQQQQQQQQQQQQLLQGHLGQQQPHLQHHAQLHHGLSQAQPQHHAQLNDFSCVAAGLDDAVKSIMTS, encoded by the exons GAATATTGTCTCCTCCGGGTCCGTTTCTGACGCCCAGTCCATCGCCATCGATCTCAGCTAGTCCACGCCTGCAACCATCACCATCTCTATCGCCATTCCCACAGGATGTGGTGCTCGTAGCCGGTGGCAACGCAATAAACGCCAACAGCAATCCACAGGAACAC GAGCGCAAGGCGGCGACGCCTGGCAGGCGACAATCCATACATCAGTTCACAAATGGCAGTCCCAATGCCGGCACCGTTGTCTTTCAACCGAGTCCCTCACAGTCACCGGCCGCTGCCACGACGGTCATTGGCGTGACAGCTGGCGGTCTTatagccgccgccgctgccagtGGCCACAATAATGCAATCGGCACTGAGCTGAACGCCACGCTTGTCGGCTCCAATAATATACAACTGAACAAG AAGGGCAACAAGCGGactggacagcagcagcaacaacagcatcagcaactacagcagcagcaactgcagcatcagcagcagcagcagcaaatctTTAGCACCAGCGCAGCGGCGCCCACCTCAATCTGCTCGACGGTAGCCGGCGGCTATGGGCAACCGAATGCAACGGCAATCAGTACGCCCATTTCGTTTGCGACAGCAAATGTGGCTAGTGGCCCAAAAGGTCAAGCGAAAAAGGGCGCCACTTCGGTGCTAAGccaacagcaccagcagcagcagcagcagcagcagcaacatcaacaacagcagcacgtGCAGTTCCAACAGTATCAGAGCAGTAGTCCGCTGATAGCGGATAGTCCTATTCCCAGCCCCAGCAACGcgattgctgctgcggctATAAAACCGCCAACGCCGCAGCCTCAAACCGTACAGATGCTTCCACAGCAATTCACCATCACCAGCgggccgcagcagcagcaggcgccgcAGCAAGTGTTTCAGTTTATTCAGGGCCCTCAGGGTCAAATCATAGCCACCACGCAGCAGGCGACGCTTCAGCAACAACATcttcaacagcagcagcaacagcagcagcagcaacaacaacagcagcaacaacaacaacaacagcagcagcagcatcagcaacagcaacagcagcagcaacgttaTACCAGCAATGCAGGCATTGCGTTGTCCACATCGTCCACGAAGGCGAGCAAGGCGCCCCAACAGATACTGCCTAAGCCGCAACAGGAACTGGGCTCTCAGCCAATGCAACAGCTGTCGAAGAACAAGAATATCAGTAACAGCAACGCACAATTGCCGCAGATCACGCAGTCGACGCAGCCACAACAGGCACAGCTCAATGCTGCAGCCAACAATGCCaacaaccagcaacaacaacaacagcagcaaattttgctgccagcgacagcagcacaaccacaacaattgcTGCTGAATCAGATGCCCGTGCTGGTGCAGCAGAATCCGCAGGGTGTGCAGCTCATATTGCGTCCACCCACGCCACAGCTGACGACGCCCTCGCTGGTTATACAGAATTCGCGTGGACAgccgcaactgcagcagccggcacaacagcagctgctacgTATTGTGGGCACCAATGGAGCCACCATGCAGTTAGCCGCCGCCACACCCACATTTATAGTGTCCTCGCAGGGCAACCTCATTCAGCAGACGGCTGCCGCCGGTCAATTCCAAAGCGCCATAAAGACTGGCACGCAGCTAAGCGGTCTGCATGCCGCGCTGGCGGCCCAGACGCCACGATCTCAGCCGTTTACCACAACGGCCACCATCAACACCCAGTTACTGGGTCAGAGTGTTGCGGCACAGCTGCAAAATTTACAGCTAgccgctgcagcggctgccaatggcaatggcattgCCCAGATACAAATGCCGAATGGTCTGGCGGCCATTTCGCAGCTGCAACAGACGCTGGGTGGCGCCACCATCAATCTGAATCAGTTGTCTGGCGCGCACTTGCAACAGATTGCCAGCGCCTTTCAGACGCCGCAGCCACCTCAGCAGTCCACAACGTCGGGAGCGACCagtggcaacggcaacaattcCGCAGAGCTGTTTGCTCAATCCTCGCCAGCGCATGTACCGCTGGCTGTTACACCGGAGCCACTCCGTCAACCgacgccgcagcagcaggcggccaTGGCCACCATacagctgcagcatcagcagcaacagcagcagcaagcgcaAATAcatcaactgcagcagcagctgcaacagacACAGACGCAGGTGCAGCaggcgcaacagcagcagcagcagcaacatcaacagatTGTGGAGCCCAAGAAGAAGCCGCGGCCCCGCAAAAAGAAGCCaccagcggcaacagcaacgacacaGCAAAAGATCGCCATATCTGCCACTCCTACTTCCACAACGACGCTTACACGAACGCCCACGCCGCAGGCGCAGACTCAAACGCAAACGCAGGCGGCACAGTTGAAGTCACCATCACCGccgcccacacacatacaacgcGCCAGCAATGGCAAACTAGATCTCGGGGATGTGATGAAGTTCTGCGGCATTACggaggacgacgacgacgacgaagacTATGGCATGGATGCAGTCACAAGCTCTGCACCAGCTGCTgtcaataacagcagcagcagcagcagcaacggcagcggcagcaacaacaaccatcaTGTTGAGGAATCACTGTcagcaccaccaccgccaccaccaccgGCGCCCTTAAGCAACGGagtagcagctgctgcagtcaATGCGGCAACGGGGCCCAGTTCCAATGATATTATGATCTCCATACCGAGCCAAAACGGCAGCGATGGGCTGCCCTTCACGCTGACCATACCGGCACCAGCGCCGGTCAACGAAGCCACCGAAATACCAAATATCCTCATTAAGATTGATCCAAGCGATGCTGCAGCGGCGTCGTCCGCTGCCGCTGGAGCAACTGTACCACCGTATACGCTATCAACGCCCCGCCTGCCCACCGCCGAGGAGATTCAACGGCAGGCGCAGCAACATCTCGCCCAGCaggcagccgctgcagcagccgccgctgcGGCTGGTGCCAAAATCTGCACCAGCATACAGACCACAACACCGGCGCCAACAATAAGCTTCAGTCTAGGCACACAGGCCCAAACCATTGGCAGTGTCACGCTGCAGCCGACCTCCGTTGCGGCAAGTATAACATTGACCACGCCTACGCCCacggcaactgcaacggcaacagcgacagcgacagccaCTGCGCCTGGCGcggtaacagcagcaacaacggcagccGTTAAGCCGCGTCGCAAACCCGCCGTGCGGCGCAACACCAAAAAGCAGGAGATGCTGAACAGCAATGCCAGCAACATTAGCAGCGCCAGcgtcagcggcagcagcagcagcaacaatatgaACAATAGCATCATTGGCAGCCatagcaccaccaccaccaccatcaGCAgtgggagcagcagcagcagcagcagcgccgtcAACACTGTCAACACCATCACATTGACAACGCCTGTGAGTAGCAGCAGCACTTGCAGCTCCAGTATATTGCTGCCGCACGGACTTGGACTGTCAGGCAGTAGCAACAGCACCGGCAATGGCAGCAACAGTACGCCCACAACCGTGCCCAGTCAGATTGGCAACATTCAGATATCGCAGGTGCAGAATCATCATCAGTCAGCGATGCCCGTCGGCAGCGCCGTAGAGAACAAGATTCAAATAATGCCGATACTGCCGCCTGGAGCCACCGTTATGGGCGGTGCTgtgccagctgcagcaacagcagcaacggcaacaacagttgctgcaCAGCAAGCGCAACTTGTCTTTCAGTcaacgccagcaacagcagcatctgcGTCGGAAACTGCCACAATAAAGCTGTCCAGCGATGGCCGCCAGATGCAATTGGTGGCCATACCACAGGCCACGCCGCCGCCCGCAGCTGCACCATTGCAAGCTGTCACAACGGCAGGTGGTGCCACTATATTGCCACCACAGCTCACGGGCATGCCGGGTAATGTGTCCATTTCTGTGGGTTCTCCTGCATCCGCAGCGGCGCTAGTGCCGCAACTGACGGGCAGCCTAACGCTGGCCGTGTCGGAGCACTGCGAGCGGTTGATTTTGCGTCATGATCCTAACACGCCGCAGGATCACCAATCGCAACTTATACTGCAAGCATTGCTCAAGGGCGCCCTGCCCAATGTTACCATCATCAATGAGCCAACACGCATGGACAGCAACAAGCCACCAGCGCCAACGCCCCCGcctcaacaacagcagcaacaacagcagcaacaacaacagcaacaacaacagcagcaacaacagcagcaacaacagcagcagcaacaacagcaacaacagcagcaacaacaacagcagcagctacatcagcaacaacaacagcaacaacaacagcaacaacaacagcagcaacaacagcagcagcagcagctgcaattacAACAGCCGCAACAGACGCAGTtgtctacaacaacaatagcagctcAGCAGCTACCCAAAGCACCAGCAGCGCCTAAGACCGAATTGAAAG TTACTAACAACAGAAAGCTGTCCACACCCGCCGCGCCCGCCAGCAATCTGCtgagtaacagcagcagcgttaCCACCAACACaactaattcaattaaacCACCGACCATGCCCGCTAAGACTAACGAAACTTTAAACTTTCCACAATTGCCGTCAACGCCGCAATTGCTCgtacagcaacagccgcagcagcaacagcagcaacagcaacagcaacagcaacagcaacagcaacaacaacaacaatcacatcAACCACAACAggctcagcagcagccgcaaccgCAGGTTAACAACGCGCAACGTTATGTGGCTCTACCACCCATCGATCCCAGTACACAGCAGTTGTTCTGCCTGAATAGCGTGTCCAATCAGATCACGGCTATTAGCGCAGGCCAAACGGCGGCATCAATTGGGCCCACGGAGCGGCTGCTAATAGCGCCCGCTGGCATCAATGCCCAACAGCTGGCGCAATGCCTTCAGCTGGGTCAATTACACTTTAACGATGTGAATCCTTTGCCGCCTAcacagctacagcaacagcaggctACAACGACGACAGCAACATTGCCCATTCCATTGCGTCCTCAGCCACCGCAGCAGCAGATCGTGCATCCTATACAGCCCATCAGCAATGGGCATGGTCTTAGCCTGGGTCTGCCCATCagcacgacaacaacaacgacattAACCGCCAGCGGCAATACGACAATGAATACCACAACGGTGACCAAACAGGTGGCCAATGTAGCGCCCATCATAGACCAGAGTAAAGCCAAACTAGAGCCTGCAAAGGCGACGGGCACGAGCAGCACGGCAACAACTGCGACCAGCACAGGCGCCGTGGCCAAAAAGAAGCCTGTGCGTAAGCCCAAGACCACACCGACGGCAGCCGAGCTGGCCAGTCTGAAGAATGCCAGCGTTGTCAAGCCCATGCCGAAGCTTGATCCGCTCTCGCAGAAGCCAAACAACAATCCAGTGCAAATAGTGCAGCCCAATGTGGCCAGCGGCAAGCAGatgattgttgttgtcagcTCCAGCGGCGGACAGACAActaccacaacaacaacaaccataatGAGCAATAGCATACAACCATTCCAGACAACAAGCGGCACCAAGTTGGTGGGCGTCACGGCGCccatgcagcaacagcaacagcagcaactgcagcagcaacctACAgggacagcagcaactgtgcagcagcagcagcaacagcaacaacaacgcggcAGCTTCAgcttaacagcaacaacttcaACGCCTAGCTCTgtggtcagcagcagcagcagtagcatcAGCAGCAGTGGAGTAGCAATAGCAGCGCCAGTTGTGACGCAGTTGCAATTGCCGGCGCAGATGCAGCAACAGGCTAAACAACAAACGCAACAGCAACCGCAACCCGCaccacaacagcagccacaacaaaacacaatttCGCGCGTGCAAACAATTCAATTGACACCACAAATGCAGCAGGTGTTCCGCACGGTGCAAATGCAGATACAGTTCCTTACCATAAAGCTGCAGAACAAGTCGTTTGTGCCCACATTGCCAATTTCGCCAGATGTGGATCCCGCAGCAATTTCCATGTACAACAAACCTATGTCGGATGCAGAGATCAATTTGGCGCTGCAGCGTTTGTTTGCGGAACAGCATCGCATCTTGGCTTCGGGCAAAGAGGTGCCAACGCCGGAGGGTATGATTCCAACGCCCAATGCAAATGGCAGCTTTAGCTTGATGCCGCAGCAATTCCAGCAAgtgcagcagctacaacaacagcagcagcaacagcagcagcaggcgcaacaATCTACAGAAACACTGAAACCAACAACGGGGGGTGTTATATTAGCAAATGTGGTGCAACCGAACAATCATTCCACCACCAGCACAGCTACACCTGCAGCAGCTATCAatgtgcagcaacagcagcagcaacaacagcagcatcatcaacagcagcagcagcaacagcagcagcagcagcaacaacaacagcagcaacaacaacagcagcaacaacaacaacaacaacaacaactgaatgTAGCTCAGCGCATACACATTTATCCCatgcaacatcaacagcagcagcagttggctaacaaacaaaagctagcccagcagaaacagcaacaaccacaacaacaaccagcgTCAATTTGCAacctgcaacagcaacaaacgccGCAAGCAAAACCAAAGGAGCAGCCATGTCGCAACAAATCCAATGCGTctaatcaacagcagcagcaacaacagcaaacgaaTATAACAGTCAACATGCTGCAACAGAAAACGAGCATAATGTCTGTgccactgcagcagcaacagccacaacagccCGCCACCTGCTTAAAAAACGGACCCCCACCGCTCATCTTTGCAAGCTCCACTAATCTGTTatccaacagcaacagcagcagtaacacTAGCAGCAATatcagcaatagcagcagcaacagcagcaataatagCAGCAATATGCAAAGCGGCATGTTAGCCATGCCACCATTGCAACCGCAACAGCTGCAACCCccacaacaacatcagctacagcagcagcaacaaataccGCCGTTATCGCAAGCAccgccagcggcagcgacagcgacagcgttGGGCAATTTAATTGCCCCAACGCTACCAACACTGCCCGTATTTTTGCCGACTCTGCCCGTGCCCAAGCCGGAGGAGTTGCTCCCCAcaccaaaaccaaaaattgCGCGCCTCTCCTT GTTTGTGCGCCAATTGGAGGTGGATCAGGAGAGCTGTCTGAAGCCGGACTATGTGAAGCCGTTTCGCACCAAGGACGAGGCGGTTAAGAGGCTAATCAG ATATCATTGCATGCATGAGAACGATGTGGAGCTGTACTCCGATGAGGATGAGGAATTCGAGGCAACTGCTCTGGGCTTTCGCGATAAGTTCCGGCAGCTAAATGGAAAATTCCAGGAAATTCTATTGCAGGAGTCGACG ttgccgcatCGCACTTCGGAGCTGTTGCAAGTGCAGCAGCTGATGATAGACGATCTGAAGGGTGAGATCAGTGATATACGCAACGCGGAGAAGGAGCTGTTGGAGAAGGAACAGCAGCACCTCAAAGAGGAGCTGAGATCTGATGCAAAACCCGAGTATGAACCGAAAATGGACACCAAAGTTAAAGATGAAATCAAATCGGAGCCATTGGAAAGAGTGTCCGAATCAGTAgcacagacaacaacagcagctgcagttgtgGACAAGTTTGATCTGCTTAAGAATAGTGCTGATGTGAACAAGGCATACAACAagccccagcagcagcaacaaacacagcagcaacatgttaAGCGGGAGGAGAATGGTGAATGGCAGGGCCAGCCGGAGgccagcagcaataacaatggcTCTGCGAGTGACTCTGTTAAGAAGGAGCAGCTCAACAGCTCCAAGGACAACCCTGGGTATATCAAAAAGGACTACGACAACTTTGATATTGAATCGGAGCTGACGCCAAGTTTTATTATGAAGAAAGTGGAGCAAAAAATGCAGGCAGCTGGTGTAAAGAATGCTGAGAACTGTTACGCCGACAATGTATTGCAagaggagcaacaacaacaacaacaacaggagcaacaacattcacatccacagcagcagcagcagcagcagctacaacaacatgCTAAAAGTAATAACATCGGCCATGAAGATCATGAGGATGGCTGGTATTGTCTTCAAAAAGAGCTAAATCTGATGAGCAATGAGGCATTGCAgtcacaacagcaacaaaatgcgcCACTGCAACATGCTCCGCATCAGCAACACTTGTCACAGCAACATCTGTATGATAACAACGCCGGCAGCCTGTTGAGCAATGGCAATCATCTGTCCGATCTCTTTCCCAATGGCTGCATTGACAAGAGCAAtcagagcaacagcaatagctgcagcaacagtagTAGCAGCAGTTGTGGCGGCGATGTTGGCGGTAACAGCAGTCAcgccggcaacaacaacgtgcCCATAGGCAGCTCCTCATGCAGCCAGCAGCGTCAACAACCGTTGGCTATGCAAGCAGAACAACCGAATCATCATCCGGCCATCAGTGAGTTCTTTAGCAGCGATTCGGATGTGCAAAAGTCGGTGGAGACGCGCCTGGAGGCTATGTTCGGTGAGTCGCCGGTAGATTTGGATGTGAAGAATAGCAGCGACGCGCACGACATTGAATCAAATCTGGATGAGATATTTGGCGATGCAAAATCGCCAACAGTGAACCACAAGAACAAGCTGAATATTTGGGCGGCAGATGCTGGATTCAGCGCCGGTTACAGCagcgaacagcagcaacagacgtacgcacaccaacaacaaccacatcagcaatcacagcagcaacagcaccacaTTGAGCTCAACTGCAACAATAACCCGCGTTGGATGCAAAGCATGGAGGCCCACTACAGCGACTATATGTCCAGTAACACCAGCACAGTTGATGGCGCACAGGCGCACAACATGCTGGTCAATGGGGAGACACGCAAGCGCCATTGGAATGGCCAGTTGATGGGCTCGAGTAGCGACTTGGAGGATGAGAACAGCAGCAAGCGCTTGTGCACGGCTTCGTCAACTTCCTCGTCGCCCATGTCCTCGCAGCAGCATGTGCAGGTGCCGCAACATACCATGCTAGATGCTGACATGTTAGCGCTGCACGATGGCATGGGCGTGGATGGCGTGACCACTAACGGGCCCGCTGCCTTTTCACAATTGCTAATGGAggagcaacatcagcagcagcaacaacagcagcagcagcagcagcaacatagCTTTGCCAATCATCAGGCTTTCGCGAACTTGTTGGatccacagcagcaacagcaacaacaacagcagcagcagcagcaacaacagcagcatcaacattACCAGCACAgcatgcaacaacagctccagcagccacagcagacGCAGCTGCATG